The DNA region GGACCTGGCCCGGGAGAGTCTGGACGAGGCCCGTCGGTCGGTGCAGGCGTTGCAGCCGCGCCAACTGGAGGCCGCCCATCTGCCGGCGGCGCTAAGCGAGCTCGCCCAGCGCTGGGCGGACGACACCGGTATCGCCGTGCGCTTCGACGTCACCGGCGAACAGGTCACGCTGAGCCCGGCGATCGACGTCACGCTGTTGCGGGTCGCGCAGGAGGCGCTGCACAACGTGGCCCGCCACGCGGATGCGTCCCGGGTGGGGTTGACTCTGTCCTACCTGACCGACGTGGTCCTGCTCGACGTCCGTGACGACGGGCGGGGCATGAACGGTGGTTCGGACCAGGGCTTCGGCCTGCGGAGCATGGGGCAGCGGGTTCGCAGCGTGGGAGGTGCGATGGAGATCGAGAGCGGCCCGGCCGAGGGCACCGCGATCAGCGTACGGGTGCCGGCGATCCCGATGCTGCGATCATGATCCGCATCCTGATCGTCGACGACCACCCGATCGTCCGCAACGGACTCCGGGGTGCCTTCGCAGGGCTGCCCGACATCGAGGTGGTCGGCGAGGCCGCCGACGGCCGGGAGGCGGTCGCCGAGGCGGTACGGCTGCGGGTCGACGTGGTCCTGATGGACCTGCGGATGCCGCAGATGTCCGGCGTCGAGGCGATCGCCGCCCTCGCCCGGGCCGCGCCCTCGGTGCGTGTACTGGTGCTCACCACCTTCGACAGCGAGACCGACGTGCTGCCGGCGGTCGAGGCGGGCGCCACCGGCTACCTGCTCAAGGACACCCCACCCGAGGACCTGATCCGGGCCGTCCGGGCCGCCCACCGTGGCGAGTCCGTCCTCGCGCCGTCCGCCGCAGGCCGGCTGATGGGCCGGGTACGCCGGCCGACCGGGTTGGCGCTGAGCAGCCGGGAGCGGGAGGTACTCCAACTGGTCGCCGACGGTGCCGGCAACCGGGAAGCGGCGAGACTGCTGTTCATCAGCGAGGCGAGCGTCAAGACCCACCTGCAGCACATCTACGACAAGCTCGGCGTACGGGACCGGGCCGCTGCGGTCGCCGAAGGTTACCGGCGCGGCCTGCTCCGTTAGACGCCAGGCGGCCGGGCTGCGTCCGTAGGGGACCGGCGCAGCCCGTCCAGGACGAGGGTGACGACGCCGTTGGCCTCGGCCCGCCAGTCGTCGCGGTCGTGGGCCGCGCCGATGCCGTGCAACGCCATCATGACGGCGCCCGCCCCCACGTCGTCGCGGACGGCGCCGCTGCGGGCGGCGGCGGCCACCAGGTCGGTGACAGCCTGTTCCAGCGCCCGACTGCCCTCGGCGAGGGTGCCGGATCCGGTGGTCATGAGGGTGACCAGGGTCCGGGCGAGGCCAGCGTGGGCGTGCAGGTAGTCGACCATGTCGCGCAGGAAGGTCGCCAACGCCTCGGCTGCGGGCAGCGTGGCCTGCAGGTCGCGGGCGCGACCGCACAGCGTGGCGACCTCCTCGCGGTAGACCGCCTCGGCCAGCGCTTCCCGGGTGGGGAAGTGGCGGTACAGCGTGCCGGTGCCCACCCCGGCGAGCCGGGCGAAGTCGTCGAAGCGTAGGTCGAAGAAGGCGCCGGTGGTGAAGAGCTCCCGGGCCGTGGCGAGCAGGGCGGCGCGGTTGCGCTGGGCGTCGGCGCGCAGCGGCCGGCGGTTGGTGCCGGCGGGTAGCGGCGTATCGGTCATGAGCACCTCGTGGTCGACCAAATGGAGATGATCTCCATTTCAGCCTACCGTACGAGATGCATCGTGGAGCGCCGAGCCGGGCCCTGAGTCGGTCACGGTAGGTTGTCCGGGTGACCGGGGTGGCGGCGACGCGGGTGCAGATCTGGACCGACGGCGCGTGCAGCGGCAATCCGGGGCCGGGTGGCTGGGGTGCGCTGCTGCGGTACGGCGAAGCCGAGAAGGAACTCTGCGGCGGTGAAGCCACCCTGACCACGAACAACCGGATGGAACTCACCGCCCCTATCCGGGCGCTGGCCGCGCTGACCCGTCCGTCCGCAGTCGACCTGTACACCGACAGCACGTACGTCCGTAACGGCATCATGTCGTGGATGGCGAACTGGAAACGCAACGGCTGGCGTACCAAAGCCGGCGAGCCGGTCAAGAACGAGGACCTGTGGCGGGAACTCGACACGGCCGTCGCCCGCCACCACGAGGTCGTCTGGCACTGGGTCAAGGGTCACGCCGGCCACGTGGAGAACGAACGCGCCGACCGGCTCGCCGCACGCGGTCAGCGGGACGCGCTGGAGGCGGCCGGCGTCCCGGTGCCGCCGGTGCCGCAGCCGCGCCGCCGTACGGGGCGGTGAAAGCCGGGCGCACGCCGGGCGTGCCGTACCACCAGCGACGAGACGCCAAGGCGGCCAACCCGGCGCCGACGGTGTTGAGCAGCACGTCGTCGACCGAGGAGACCCGGTCCAGCCGCAGGACGTACTGCGCGGTCTCGACCAGGACCGAGCAGCCGGCCGCGAGGGCCAGGATCCGCGGCACCGACGCGAGCGCCGCGAACCGCAGCGGGGCGAAGAACCCCAGCGCGGCGAAGACCAGCAGATTGCCGACGACCTGAACGATCACCGTCACTGGATCGCTGGCCAGGACCGTGAACAGATCCCGCAGCGGCACCAGGCTCATCTGACCGTCGACGGTGCCGGCCCGGTCGCCCGGCAGCAGGATCATCCAGACCCAGGGCACCGTTCCGTACCCGATGCCGACCTCGGCCACCGAGCGCCGCCACGCCCGCGCGGGCGTGGCACCGGCGACGGTCCGTCGGTACGCCAACGCCCACACCGCCAAGGCGGCCACCGGCAGTACGGCAACCGTGTACAGGACCACCCCCGTGATCGTTCCCGGCACGCCGTACCACCCTTCGGCCTTCGCGATCCCCACCGCTGGCGGCTACTCGCCCGCCTTCTCCCGCAGAGTGTCCCGGACCTGCATGAGGGCGAAGCCGAGCAGGTTGAGCCCACGCCACCGGGTGGGATCGGTGGCGGCCGGGTCGTCGCGGGTCATCCCGATGCCCCAGATCCGGTCCATCGGGCTGGCCTCGACCAGGACGCGCTCCCCGGTGGCGAGCAGGTACGCGCGCAGGTCGGGGTGCTGGCTGAACTTGGCCAGGTTACCGGCGACCACGATCGGGACGCGGTGGGCGTTCCAGGTGCGCTGGTCGAAGCCGGCGACCCGGCCGCCGAGCACCTTGGCGGCGCGAGGGTGGGGCGCGGCGAGAATCCGCTGCGCCATGGCCCGGTCGTCGAACAGAATCGCCTTGCGCCACATCATCCAGTGCTCGGCGGTGGCGAACTCGATCCCGTCCACAGTGAATCCGATCGGCGACCACTGGCTCAGGCACCCCGCCCCGACGCTGCCGTCGGCCTCCGGCCGATGACCCCAGAAGAACAGGAATCTGACCCGGTGGCCGGCGGCCATCAACTCGGCGACGTCCCGGACCTGTGCCAGCATGGCCGCCAGTCTGCCGCCGACGGCACGACGGCACCAGCCGTTTCACCGCCCGTACGCGCCGGTGGCGACCCGCCCCGCGACGCTCCGCCCAGTCGTCGATCGCCTGGTGGGGGGCGGTCCAGCAGTCGCGCCAGCATGATCTACTGGCAGTGGCAACGAGGGGGCACCATGCAGATCGTCAGCCGGGAGCCGGTCGTCGTGATCGGCCTGCCGGTCGTCGCGCCATTCCAGGACCTGAGCACGCTGGTCCCCGCCGCGTGGCGGCAGCTGTTCGACCGGTGCGCGGCCCTGCCGCCATCCGCCGACGGCACCTTCGCCGAGGCGAGCTACCACCTCGGCGAAGGTCGGTACCACGAGGTCGTCGGGGTGGCTGTGCCGCCGCGGACGCCCGTCTCCGGTGCGTGGGCGGTCGCCCATGTGCCGGCGGGCGAGTGGGCGTACTGCCGGCACACCGGGCCGGTGGCGGAGATCGGGGAGACCTTCGGCGCCGTCGAACAGTGGCTGCGCGATCAGGGACGAACGGTCGGCGGCATCAAGCTCGACCTCGGCTACCGGGCCGACAGCCAGCCGCAGGTACACGACCTCTACGTACACGTCCCAGGCTCCGACCCGTACCTCGAAGCCCAGCGGTAGCCGCAAACCGAGCGGACCGCCGCAGCCGGCCGGCCCTACGGCGTACGCCCGGCGGCGCGCCACTGCGCCGGGGTGACGGTGTGCTCGGCCCGGAACCGCTTGATGAAGTAGCTGACGTCCGGGTAGCCGACCCGGCGGCTGATCGCGGCCACGGTCAGCGAGGTCTCGGTGAGCAGCACGCGGGCCTGCTGCATCCGCCGCTGGATGATCCACTGCTGGACGGTGCGGCCGGTCCGGCGGCGTACGACAGTGGTGAGGTGACCGGCGGTGAGCGACAGTTCGGCGGCGACGTCGGCCAGCGAGATCGGTTCGTGGTAGCGCTGCTCGATGACGTCGAACACCGCCGCGAGCAGCGGTTCGTCCGAGGCGCGCAGCTGGTCGGCGACACTTGTCGACAACCGGGCCGCAGCCACCAGCAGCAAGGTCAGGTGGGCGAGCGCGGCGTCCTGGTGGCCGTCGCGGCGAGCCCGTAGCTCCTCGTCGAGTGCGGCGAAGCGCCCGGCCCAGGCGGCCCGGTCGTCCGGCGGTACGTGCAGCCGCTGCGCCCGGTCGGTGCCCCGGGCGAACGGGAACAGCAGCGGGTGGCCCCGCCAGGAGGCGTACGCACCGGTCGTGCCGGGGCGGACCGCGTCGGCCGGGAACCACACCACCCAGCCGTCGATGGCGAGCCGCTCAGGTCGCTCGCCGAAGGAGACGATCTGCCCCGGGGCGAGGACCAGCAGGTCCCCGTCGGTCACCGGCCAGGTCCGGTCGTCGATGCACACCGTCGCGTCGGCCCGTTCCGCATAGCAGATCGCGACGAAGTCGTGGCTGTGCGCGTCGGCGGGGATCGCGGCGATGGCCGGCATGCGGTGCCGGATCCGGGCCACCGCGACCGGGGCGACGCCAGGCACCCGGGGGAAGCCGACCAGCGGGACACCCCGGCCGCCGACGCCGACCACGCGGGAAGCCGGAGCCACATTTTGTCGCATTGTCCCCACAACTTCACCGATGCCGCGCTGCGATCAGCGACCGACGCTGGAACCGTGACCGAATCTCGTCTGATACCGGAGGGTGACATGACCGGACCCCGCAGCGCCAGTCGTCCACGGCAGCAGCACTACCTGCCCGCGATGGGGCGGCAGTGGCTGCTCCCGCTGTACGACCCGTTCAGCCGGCTCGTCGGCGCGGGCCGGATGCACCGGCAACTGCTGGACCGCGCCGACATCCGCCCCGGTCAGCGGGTCCTGGAGATCGGCTGCGGCACCGGCAACCTGCTGCGGGCGCTGCTGCGCCGGCAGCCGGACGTCGACGCCATCGGCATCGACCCGGACCAGGCAGCGCTGCGACTGGCCCGCCGCAAGGCCGACCGCGCCCGACTCCCGATCCGCTACGAGGTCGCCTTCGCCGGCGACCTCCCGCTGCCCGACGCCAGCGTGGACCGGGTGCTGTCCGCGTTCATGCTGCACCATCTGGCCGACGAGGAACGGGCCCGGGCGTTGCGGGAGATCCGGCGGGTGCTGCGCCCCGATGGTCAGCTGCACGTCGTCGACATCGACGGTACGGCCCCGGGGCACGGGACCGGACGTCTGCACAGTGACCCCCGGCTGGTGGCCAGTCGGCCCGAGCGGGTGCTGGCCGCGCTTGCCGAAGCCGGCCTGACCGGCGGCACGGAGAACGGCCGCAGCCGTGGGCGACTCGGTCGGCTCGCCAGCTTCGTCTTCTACCGCGCCGGCGGCTCTGCGCAGCGTTGCGACTGACCACCGTCGCGGCTCGACACCGGGGGAGCTGCGACCTGGCTTCGCGTCGACTTGAGGTCTGCGACGGTCTCCGGTGAGCACGGATCACGCGAGGTGGACCGGATGCAGGCTGCGGTTTTCCGGCGGTACGGCGGGCCGGAGGTGCTGGAATGGGGGGCAGGTCGACACTAGGTCGGCGCCGGCGTCACCCGGATCGTCGTCGGCGACGAGGTGCTGGCGGCGCGGCCCAGACCGCGCACATCGCCCTCGACGTGATCCGCCCGCGAAAGGTGAGGCATGCTCGTGTACGGCGCCGCCGGTGCCGTCGGTGCCGTCGCGGTGCAACTCGGCTGCTCGTGCGTACGGGATGATCTGTGCGGCCGTGCTCGGTGCCGGCCGTAAGCCACGGCGTCGGCTCGCCGACCTGATGATCGCCTCGGTGGCGGTGGCCAACGGGTTGCCGCTGTACACCACGAACCCGGACGACTTCATCGGGCTGACCAACCTGGTCGACGTGCGCCAACCTGGTCGACGTGCGGTCGGTCCCGCGTCCCTGACCGCGCGACCGGCGAGGCCGTTTCCGAGACGTGCGGGGTGACGCCGGGTGTTCGCCCGCCGGCCAGCTCGACGCAGCGTGCCGGAAAGATTCATATCGATCTAATGATTGGCATGAGTGGATCGCACCCCCACCACTGCCATCACACCACCGACGACCACCAGCCCGACCATGTTCCGTACGGCCAGATCGACCCTGCCGGGCACGCGGCCGGCAGCGGCCTCGGACGTCGGTCCATGCTGGCCGCCGCCGGCGGCATGCTGATGCTCGCCGCGGTTCCCGGCACCGCGCGGGCCGCCACCGCCATGACCGCCGGGGCGCCGGCCGTGACCGCGCCCGGTGCGTCCCGCGCGTCCCGGATCACCCAGGGCACCACTCTGGTCCACGCCGACCTGCACAACCACACCGTCATGTCCGACGGGGACGGCAGCGCCGACCAGGCGTTCGCCTCGATGCGCGAAGCCGGACTCGACGTCGCCGCGCTCACCGACCACGCCACGATGTTCGCCATCAGCGGGCTCAGCCAGTCGGAGTGGAACACCACCGGCAACCTCGCCAACGCGGCCGACGACCCCGGTCAGTTCACCGCGATCCGTGGCTTCGAGTGGTCGCACCCGCTGCAGGGCCACATCAACGTGTGGAACACCTCGGACTTCGCCGACCTGCTGCGGGCCGGCAGCCCCGGCAGCCTCTACCGGTGGTTGGCCGGCCGGCCCGGTGGCCTGGCCAGCTTCAACCACCCGGGGCGGGAGATCGGCCGGTTCGACAACTTCTCGTACGACTCGGCGGCCCGCCCGCAGCTCGTCGGCCTGGAAATGTTCAACCGCACCGACGACTACCTGTTCGAAGGCTGGTCGTCCCGGACGACCTCGCCGCTGGTGGCCTGCCTCAACGCCGGCTGGCGGCCCGGTCTGACCGGGGTCACCGACGAGCACGGCACCACCTGGGGATTCCACGAAGGCAAGGGCCGCAGCGGGCTCTGGGTCACCGAGAACACCCGCGCGGCGGTGTTCGAGGCGATGGCGGCCCGCCGCTGCTTCGCCACCCGGGTTTCCGGCCTGCGCCTGGACGCGACCGCCAACGGCGTACGGATGGGTGGGGTCATCGGGTTGACCGCCGGTGACGTCCGGTTCCGGGTGGACCTGGACCGGGGCGCGGTCTGGGACGGCAAGCCGCTGCGGATCCAGGTCCTGCGCCCCGGTACGTCGGTCCCGACCGTCGTCGACGTCGTCGACACCGTCGCCGGGGCGGTCGCCGATTTCACCGTGCCGCTCGACGTCGCCGACGGCGACTGGGTCGTGCTGCGCGTCTCCGACCCGGAGCTGGCCAACCCGACGCCCGGCCCGGCCGGCCACCCGTGCAACGACTTCGGCGTGGCGTACAGCAGCCCCTGGTGGCTGCAACCCTGACCGGGCGGCCAGGCAGGTGGAGTCAGGCGACGGCGGACAGCGCCGACCGTAGGTGCGTCGCAGTCTCCTCGTCGAAGGCGACCAGTCGGATCCGTTCCACGGCTGTCGGGGTGGTGGTGACGGTCTCGGCGGCGATCCGGGCGGCCAGGTCGGCCGGGAAGCCGTACACGCCGGTGGCGATCGCGGGAAAGGTGATGGTCCGGGCACCGAGTTCGTCGGCGACCCGCAGACAGCGCCGGTAGCAGGAGGCCAGTACGTCGGCCTCGCCCTGGTCGCCGCCTTCCCAGATCGGCCCGACGGTGTGGATGACGTGCCGTACCGGCGGGTCGAGGTCGAACGCGGGAGTCGCCTTCGCATCGCCCGGCGCGCAGGGGGCGATCGCGCCGCCGGCCCGGGCCAGACGCGGGCCGGCCGCACGGTGGACGGCCCCGTCGACACCACCGCCGCCGAGCAGCGACTCGTTCGCCGCGGTGACGATGGCGTCCACGTCCTCGCGGGTGATGTCGCCGACGACGACCTCGATGACTGCCATGGCGCGATCCTGACACACCGGTGTCGTTAGCATCGTGGCGCTCGTCCGGGAAGCCGTACCGCCGTACGGGCGGGAACCCGGGCGGCGGTGGCGGACAGACAACGAGTATGACGACGGACCTACGTGCCCGCGCGCGGGCCGGTGACGCCGCCGCCTTCGGCGAGCTGTTCGACCGGTACGCCCGAGCGGTGTACAACCACGCGTTCCGGTTGACGGCCGACTGGGCGAGCGCCGAGGACGTGATGTCGACGACGTTCCTGCAGGCCTGGCGGCTGCGGGGGCGCATCGACGCCGACGGTGGCCCGCTGCGGGCCTGGCTGCTCGGCATCGCCACCAACGTGGCCCGCAACGCCCAGCGCAGCAACCGGCGCTACCGCGCGGCGGTTGCCACGTACGCTTCCGCCGAAGCAGCCGGTGGCGGCAGCGCCGCCGACCACGCCGACGACGTCGGCCGCCGCCTCGACGACGACCGCCGGCTCGGCCAGGTGCTCACCGCGCTCGCGTCGCTGCGCCGGCAGGAACGCGAGGTGGTCACCCTCTGTCTGTGGGAGGGACTGGACTACGTCACGGCGGCGGCGGCGCTCGGCGTACCGGTCGGCACTGTCCGGTCCCGGCTGTCGCGGGCCCGCCGCAAACTTCGCGACCTGCTCGACGTACCGGACGGAAACAGTGTCGGGAAGGTGGAACCCGCTGTCCTGCCCGGACAGGTAAGAGGTGACCGCACACCTGCGGCACGGACCGTCACGGAGGGAATCCGATGAGGATCAACGGAGCCCGCCCCGGGGAGACCGGCCGGCAGCCCGACGCACCGTTCGGGCCGCCGCCCACCCGGGACCTGCCGGCCGGACGTCACGACTTCCACCGGGAGCGCCTGA from Solwaraspora sp. WMMD791 includes:
- a CDS encoding methyltransferase domain-containing protein, producing the protein MTGPRSASRPRQQHYLPAMGRQWLLPLYDPFSRLVGAGRMHRQLLDRADIRPGQRVLEIGCGTGNLLRALLRRQPDVDAIGIDPDQAALRLARRKADRARLPIRYEVAFAGDLPLPDASVDRVLSAFMLHHLADEERARALREIRRVLRPDGQLHVVDIDGTAPGHGTGRLHSDPRLVASRPERVLAALAEAGLTGGTENGRSRGRLGRLASFVFYRAGGSAQRCD
- a CDS encoding O-acetyl-ADP-ribose deacetylase, which codes for MAVIEVVVGDITREDVDAIVTAANESLLGGGGVDGAVHRAAGPRLARAGGAIAPCAPGDAKATPAFDLDPPVRHVIHTVGPIWEGGDQGEADVLASCYRRCLRVADELGARTITFPAIATGVYGFPADLAARIAAETVTTTPTAVERIRLVAFDEETATHLRSALSAVA
- a CDS encoding NADAR family protein, with translation MLAQVRDVAELMAAGHRVRFLFFWGHRPEADGSVGAGCLSQWSPIGFTVDGIEFATAEHWMMWRKAILFDDRAMAQRILAAPHPRAAKVLGGRVAGFDQRTWNAHRVPIVVAGNLAKFSQHPDLRAYLLATGERVLVEASPMDRIWGIGMTRDDPAATDPTRWRGLNLLGFALMQVRDTLREKAGE
- the rnhA gene encoding ribonuclease HI; the protein is MAATRVQIWTDGACSGNPGPGGWGALLRYGEAEKELCGGEATLTTNNRMELTAPIRALAALTRPSAVDLYTDSTYVRNGIMSWMANWKRNGWRTKAGEPVKNEDLWRELDTAVARHHEVVWHWVKGHAGHVENERADRLAARGQRDALEAAGVPVPPVPQPRRRTGR
- a CDS encoding GyrI-like domain-containing protein, coding for MQIVSREPVVVIGLPVVAPFQDLSTLVPAAWRQLFDRCAALPPSADGTFAEASYHLGEGRYHEVVGVAVPPRTPVSGAWAVAHVPAGEWAYCRHTGPVAEIGETFGAVEQWLRDQGRTVGGIKLDLGYRADSQPQVHDLYVHVPGSDPYLEAQR
- a CDS encoding response regulator transcription factor — its product is MIRILIVDDHPIVRNGLRGAFAGLPDIEVVGEAADGREAVAEAVRLRVDVVLMDLRMPQMSGVEAIAALARAAPSVRVLVLTTFDSETDVLPAVEAGATGYLLKDTPPEDLIRAVRAAHRGESVLAPSAAGRLMGRVRRPTGLALSSREREVLQLVADGAGNREAARLLFISEASVKTHLQHIYDKLGVRDRAAAVAEGYRRGLLR
- a CDS encoding TetR/AcrR family transcriptional regulator, whose translation is MTDTPLPAGTNRRPLRADAQRNRAALLATARELFTTGAFFDLRFDDFARLAGVGTGTLYRHFPTREALAEAVYREEVATLCGRARDLQATLPAAEALATFLRDMVDYLHAHAGLARTLVTLMTTGSGTLAEGSRALEQAVTDLVAAAARSGAVRDDVGAGAVMMALHGIGAAHDRDDWRAEANGVVTLVLDGLRRSPTDAARPPGV
- a CDS encoding AraC family transcriptional regulator, with protein sequence MRQNVAPASRVVGVGGRGVPLVGFPRVPGVAPVAVARIRHRMPAIAAIPADAHSHDFVAICYAERADATVCIDDRTWPVTDGDLLVLAPGQIVSFGERPERLAIDGWVVWFPADAVRPGTTGAYASWRGHPLLFPFARGTDRAQRLHVPPDDRAAWAGRFAALDEELRARRDGHQDAALAHLTLLLVAAARLSTSVADQLRASDEPLLAAVFDVIEQRYHEPISLADVAAELSLTAGHLTTVVRRRTGRTVQQWIIQRRMQQARVLLTETSLTVAAISRRVGYPDVSYFIKRFRAEHTVTPAQWRAAGRTP
- a CDS encoding CehA/McbA family metallohydrolase is translated as MSGSHPHHCHHTTDDHQPDHVPYGQIDPAGHAAGSGLGRRSMLAAAGGMLMLAAVPGTARAATAMTAGAPAVTAPGASRASRITQGTTLVHADLHNHTVMSDGDGSADQAFASMREAGLDVAALTDHATMFAISGLSQSEWNTTGNLANAADDPGQFTAIRGFEWSHPLQGHINVWNTSDFADLLRAGSPGSLYRWLAGRPGGLASFNHPGREIGRFDNFSYDSAARPQLVGLEMFNRTDDYLFEGWSSRTTSPLVACLNAGWRPGLTGVTDEHGTTWGFHEGKGRSGLWVTENTRAAVFEAMAARRCFATRVSGLRLDATANGVRMGGVIGLTAGDVRFRVDLDRGAVWDGKPLRIQVLRPGTSVPTVVDVVDTVAGAVADFTVPLDVADGDWVVLRVSDPELANPTPGPAGHPCNDFGVAYSSPWWLQP
- a CDS encoding sigma-70 family RNA polymerase sigma factor; translated protein: MTTDLRARARAGDAAAFGELFDRYARAVYNHAFRLTADWASAEDVMSTTFLQAWRLRGRIDADGGPLRAWLLGIATNVARNAQRSNRRYRAAVATYASAEAAGGGSAADHADDVGRRLDDDRRLGQVLTALASLRRQEREVVTLCLWEGLDYVTAAAALGVPVGTVRSRLSRARRKLRDLLDVPDGNSVGKVEPAVLPGQVRGDRTPAARTVTEGIR